One stretch of Microvirga lotononidis DNA includes these proteins:
- a CDS encoding sulfite oxidase: MQDKPKLGFDLSAKKGLSLLGETPLVAETPEELLDDETTPIARFFVRNNGLLPEPAGDPEAWAFTIDGEVEHPLRLTLAELKSRFPHKTFRMVLECGGNGRSFFEPKAEGNAWTNGGAGCAEWTGVSLGDVLRAAGLKDIALFTGHFGADPDKHGSHEQQAMSRGMPIAKALEEHTLLVWAMNGEPLPFIHGGPLRLIVPGWPGSLSQKWLTRIWICDREHDGPGMTGLSYRLPVHPLAPGSDGRGVETRILESMPVRSIVTAPADGARYREGTRSIEVRGAAWAGDDTVTRVDVTLDGGATWVEATMTRPRNRYDWVRWHVSLPLTGDGYYEIFARATDSRGRAQPFRAANWNPNGYGCNVMHRVAITVGPEA; the protein is encoded by the coding sequence ATGCAGGATAAACCCAAGCTTGGTTTCGATCTATCGGCAAAAAAGGGTCTGAGCCTTCTGGGCGAGACCCCGCTGGTGGCGGAAACGCCCGAAGAGCTCCTCGACGACGAGACGACGCCGATTGCGCGGTTCTTCGTGCGCAACAACGGCCTTCTACCCGAGCCGGCGGGCGATCCCGAGGCCTGGGCCTTCACCATCGACGGCGAGGTGGAGCATCCGCTTCGCCTGACTCTGGCGGAGCTGAAGAGCCGGTTTCCGCACAAGACCTTCCGCATGGTGCTCGAATGCGGCGGCAACGGCCGCTCCTTCTTCGAGCCCAAGGCCGAAGGCAATGCCTGGACGAATGGCGGTGCCGGCTGCGCCGAATGGACGGGCGTCTCGCTGGGCGACGTGCTGCGCGCGGCGGGCCTGAAGGACATCGCCCTGTTCACCGGCCATTTCGGCGCCGATCCCGACAAGCACGGAAGCCATGAGCAACAGGCGATGTCGCGCGGCATGCCCATCGCCAAGGCCCTGGAGGAGCACACGCTCCTGGTCTGGGCGATGAACGGCGAGCCCCTGCCGTTCATCCATGGCGGTCCTCTTCGTCTCATCGTGCCCGGCTGGCCGGGATCATTGAGCCAGAAATGGCTGACGCGGATCTGGATTTGCGACCGGGAGCACGATGGGCCGGGCATGACAGGCCTGTCCTACCGGCTGCCGGTCCATCCTCTGGCTCCGGGTTCGGACGGACGGGGCGTGGAGACGCGGATTCTCGAATCGATGCCCGTGCGCAGCATCGTCACCGCGCCGGCCGATGGCGCGCGCTACCGGGAGGGCACGCGTTCCATCGAGGTCCGTGGCGCCGCCTGGGCGGGCGATGACACGGTCACGCGTGTCGACGTGACTCTCGACGGCGGAGCGACCTGGGTCGAAGCCACGATGACGCGACCGCGCAACCGCTACGACTGGGTGCGCTGGCACGTATCCCTGCCTCTGACCGGCGACGGCTATTACGAGATCTTTGCCCGGGCAACGGATTCACGCGGCCGCGCTCAGCCTTTCCGCGCGGCCAACTGGAATCCGAACGGTTACGGCTGCAACGTCATGCACCGGGTGGCGATCACGGTCGGGCCGGAGGCCTGA
- a CDS encoding sensor histidine kinase, which yields MHGNLRTAPADFLAGGGEMSALMEKFDWAGTSIGPMDGWPQSLRTTISIMLRSPIPMVLLWGPDGIMIYNDAYTIFAGGRHPRLLGSKVLEGWAEVADFNAHVMRVGMAGGTLSYQDQELTLYRNNVPEQVWMNLDYSPVIDETGKPGGVLAIVVETTERVLAERRIMAEKDRLRELFHQAPGFMVIYRGSDHVFELVNEAYYQLVGRREIIGKPLLEALPEVADQGFIELLDNVYRTKEPFVGHGISVYLQRDASKDPEERFVDFVYQPIRDGDGQITGIFAEGSDVTERVRSEEHQRLLLNELNHRVKNTLATVQSITSQTLRMAGSTKGAQEAIESRLFALSRAHDVLTRENWDGAWIKEVVRHAMQPFQTTGHSRIHCHGHDVRLPPNTTLALAMVLQELATNAVKYGSLSNETGEVQISWHVDRSRERPHLLLTWEEKGGPPVAPPSRRGFGTRLVERSLAQGHLAGEAKIDFCESGVVCTIDAPLVAAHEEPAQLMPAEAGS from the coding sequence GTGCACGGTAATCTGAGAACCGCACCGGCCGATTTCCTCGCGGGCGGCGGGGAAATGTCGGCCCTGATGGAGAAGTTCGACTGGGCCGGAACGTCCATTGGGCCCATGGACGGGTGGCCCCAAAGCCTGCGAACCACCATCAGCATCATGCTGCGCTCGCCGATCCCCATGGTCCTCCTCTGGGGACCGGACGGGATCATGATCTACAACGACGCCTACACGATCTTCGCCGGCGGGCGTCATCCCCGCCTTCTCGGCTCCAAGGTCCTGGAGGGCTGGGCGGAGGTGGCGGACTTCAATGCCCATGTGATGCGGGTGGGCATGGCAGGCGGCACGCTCTCCTATCAGGATCAGGAGCTCACCCTTTACCGCAACAACGTCCCCGAGCAGGTCTGGATGAACCTGGACTACAGTCCCGTTATCGACGAGACCGGTAAGCCCGGCGGCGTTCTCGCCATCGTGGTCGAGACGACCGAACGGGTCCTCGCCGAGCGCCGGATCATGGCGGAGAAGGACCGTTTGCGCGAACTCTTCCACCAGGCGCCCGGATTCATGGTCATCTATCGGGGATCCGATCATGTGTTCGAGCTCGTGAACGAGGCCTATTACCAGCTGGTCGGCCGTCGCGAGATCATCGGCAAGCCGCTCCTGGAGGCATTGCCCGAGGTGGCCGACCAGGGCTTCATCGAACTCCTCGACAACGTCTATCGCACCAAGGAGCCGTTCGTCGGTCACGGCATCTCGGTCTATCTCCAGCGCGATGCCTCGAAGGATCCGGAAGAGCGCTTCGTCGATTTCGTCTACCAGCCGATCCGCGATGGCGACGGGCAGATCACCGGCATCTTCGCGGAAGGCAGCGACGTGACCGAGCGCGTCCGTTCCGAAGAACATCAGCGCCTTCTGCTCAACGAGCTGAACCATCGCGTCAAGAATACCCTGGCGACGGTGCAGTCGATCACCTCGCAGACCTTGCGCATGGCCGGCTCGACGAAGGGCGCCCAGGAGGCGATCGAGTCGCGCCTGTTCGCACTCTCGCGCGCCCATGACGTTCTCACGCGCGAGAACTGGGACGGAGCCTGGATCAAGGAGGTGGTCCGGCATGCGATGCAGCCCTTCCAGACGACCGGACACAGCCGCATTCACTGTCACGGGCACGACGTCAGGCTCCCGCCCAACACCACCCTGGCCCTTGCCATGGTGCTCCAGGAACTCGCGACCAACGCGGTGAAATACGGCTCCCTGTCGAACGAAACAGGCGAGGTTCAGATCAGCTGGCACGTGGACCGTTCTCGGGAACGGCCGCATCTGCTCCTGACCTGGGAGGAGAAGGGGGGACCGCCGGTCGCTCCACCCTCCCGCCGGGGCTTCGGCACGCGGCTCGTCGAGCGCAGCCTGGCGCAAGGCCATCTCGCCGGAGAGGCGAAGATCGATTTCTGCGAAAGCGGCGTCGTCTGCACCATCGACGCGCCGCTCGTCGCCGCTCACGAGGAGCCGGCGCAACTCATGCCCGCGGAGGCTGGCTCGTAA
- the leuB gene encoding 3-isopropylmalate dehydrogenase produces the protein MATHKLLLLPGDGIGPEVMREVEKIVGWFRKRGVGFETETDLVGGAAYDAHGVSISEAAMDRAQQADAVLFGAVGGAKWDSVPYAVRPEAGLLRLRKDLGLFANLRPAICYPALADASSLKREVVEGLDIMIVRELTGGVYFGEPKEIVTLEDGSQRAVDTQIYHTHEVERIARVAFDLARKRRNKVSSAEKFNVMKTGVFWRQVVTRIHKGEFSDVELEHVLADNCAMQLVRWPKQFDVIVTDNLFGDILSDIAAMLTGSLGMLPSASLGAEDPVTGQRKALYEPVHGSAPDIAGKGLANPIAMIGSFGMALRYSFGLLDEADRLDKAIANVLASGTRTKDIAAPGANAVGTQDVGDAIVKELEALS, from the coding sequence ATGGCAACGCACAAGCTTCTCCTTCTCCCCGGCGACGGCATCGGTCCGGAGGTCATGCGCGAGGTCGAGAAGATCGTGGGCTGGTTCCGCAAGCGCGGCGTCGGCTTCGAGACGGAGACGGATCTCGTCGGTGGGGCGGCCTATGACGCGCACGGCGTGTCGATCTCCGAAGCCGCCATGGATCGTGCCCAACAGGCCGATGCGGTGCTCTTTGGCGCCGTCGGCGGCGCGAAATGGGACAGCGTTCCCTACGCGGTGCGTCCCGAAGCCGGCCTGCTGCGCCTGCGCAAGGATCTCGGCCTCTTCGCCAACCTGCGTCCGGCGATCTGCTATCCGGCCCTGGCCGATGCCTCCTCGCTCAAGCGCGAGGTGGTGGAAGGCCTCGACATCATGATCGTGCGCGAACTCACGGGCGGCGTCTATTTCGGCGAGCCGAAGGAGATCGTGACCCTGGAGGACGGCTCCCAGCGCGCCGTCGACACGCAGATCTACCACACGCACGAGGTGGAGCGCATCGCGCGCGTCGCCTTCGATCTCGCCCGCAAGCGCCGCAACAAGGTCTCCTCGGCCGAGAAGTTCAACGTGATGAAGACCGGTGTGTTCTGGCGCCAGGTCGTCACTCGCATCCACAAGGGCGAGTTCTCGGACGTCGAGCTCGAGCACGTGCTCGCCGACAACTGCGCCATGCAGCTGGTGCGCTGGCCGAAGCAGTTCGACGTGATCGTCACGGACAACCTCTTCGGCGACATCCTGTCGGATATCGCCGCGATGCTCACCGGATCTCTCGGCATGCTGCCTTCCGCTTCACTCGGCGCGGAAGATCCGGTCACCGGACAGCGCAAGGCGCTCTACGAGCCCGTGCACGGCTCGGCGCCCGACATCGCCGGCAAAGGACTGGCCAATCCCATCGCCATGATCGGCTCATTCGGCATGGCCCTGCGCTACTCCTTCGGCCTGCTCGACGAGGCGGATCGTCTGGACAAGGCGATCGCCAACGTGCTCGCCTCCGGTACCCGCACCAAGGACATCGCGGCTCCCGGGGCGAACGCGGTCGGCACCCAAGACGTGGGCGATGCCATCGTCAAGGAACTGGAAGCCCTTTCGTAG
- a CDS encoding carbonic anhydrase, with protein sequence MFPQRLTEGYRAFLDERLPREKNRYEALAEKGQSPEVMIIGCCDSRVSPEVIFDASPGEMFVVRNVANLVPPFETGGDYHGTSAALEFAVQALRVKHIVVLGHARCGGIRAFADDTAPLSPGDFIGRWMTLIKPAGERLGPHGGNLDEYLPRLELAAIENSLQNLMTFPCVRILVERGKLQLHGAYFGVATGVLLVRDPETGEFKPAVDDVPGRVSPFRAQEVRE encoded by the coding sequence ATGTTCCCGCAACGTCTGACCGAAGGCTATCGCGCATTCCTCGACGAACGCCTTCCGCGTGAGAAGAACCGCTACGAAGCGCTGGCCGAGAAGGGGCAGTCGCCCGAGGTCATGATCATCGGCTGCTGCGACAGCCGCGTCTCGCCGGAAGTCATCTTCGATGCGAGCCCCGGAGAAATGTTCGTCGTCCGCAACGTGGCGAATCTGGTACCGCCCTTCGAGACGGGGGGTGATTATCACGGCACTTCGGCGGCGCTCGAATTCGCCGTGCAGGCGCTGCGCGTGAAGCATATCGTGGTGCTCGGCCATGCCCGCTGCGGCGGCATCCGCGCCTTTGCCGACGATACCGCTCCCCTCTCGCCGGGCGATTTCATCGGCCGCTGGATGACCCTGATCAAGCCTGCGGGCGAGCGCCTGGGCCCCCATGGCGGCAATCTCGACGAATACCTGCCGCGCCTGGAGCTGGCCGCCATCGAGAACAGCCTGCAGAACCTGATGACTTTCCCTTGCGTCAGGATTCTTGTGGAGCGCGGCAAGCTGCAACTCCACGGCGCCTATTTCGGCGTGGCGACCGGCGTTCTGCTCGTGCGCGATCCGGAAACAGGCGAGTTCAAGCCGGCGGTCGACGATGTACCGGGGCGCGTCTCCCCGTTCCGTGCGCAAGAAGTCCGGGAATAG
- a CDS encoding metallophosphoesterase family protein produces the protein MLIALLTDIHGNREALSACLAHARLLHVDRFVFLGDYVGYGADPAWVVDTVRGLVNQGAVALLGNHDAAIDGSDQDMNSIAQEAIRWTRTQLGSEQRRFLAGLPLTHEEGSVLYVHANGYAPRSWDYMSGLMEAVRHFSRVDAHITFCGHVHVPMLFHMSTTAKVGAFAPVANNDIPLLPTRTWLAVIGAVGQPRDGVAAANYAVFDTASQTLRYLRVPYDTATAARKVREAGLPEKLALRLEQGR, from the coding sequence ATGCTCATCGCCCTTCTCACCGACATCCACGGCAACCGTGAGGCTCTGTCCGCCTGTCTCGCCCACGCGCGTCTGCTCCATGTCGACCGTTTCGTCTTTCTCGGCGACTATGTCGGCTACGGGGCCGATCCGGCCTGGGTGGTCGATACGGTCAGAGGGCTCGTGAACCAGGGCGCCGTGGCGCTTCTCGGCAATCACGACGCGGCCATCGACGGCTCCGACCAGGACATGAACAGCATTGCCCAGGAGGCGATCCGCTGGACCCGCACACAGCTCGGGTCGGAGCAGCGGCGGTTCCTGGCCGGTCTTCCCCTGACCCACGAGGAGGGGAGCGTCCTCTACGTTCACGCCAACGGCTACGCCCCCCGCAGCTGGGACTACATGTCGGGTCTCATGGAGGCGGTCCGGCATTTCAGCCGGGTCGACGCCCACATCACCTTCTGCGGGCATGTGCATGTGCCGATGCTCTTCCACATGAGCACCACCGCCAAGGTCGGGGCATTCGCCCCCGTCGCCAACAACGATATCCCGCTCCTGCCGACGCGCACCTGGCTCGCGGTGATCGGCGCCGTCGGGCAGCCGCGGGATGGGGTCGCGGCGGCGAATTACGCGGTCTTCGACACCGCCAGCCAGACCCTGCGCTATCTGCGCGTCCCCTACGACACGGCAACCGCGGCCCGGAAGGTGCGCGAGGCGGGCCTGCCCGAAAAGCTGGCGCTTCGCCTCGAACAGGGCCGCTGA
- a CDS encoding cupin domain-containing protein: MADGKPHILDRRDWASHPTLWKGRVEGQTLGTGATVLFYVAEDVGVGPKWHVHPYDEIFIIREGRALFTVGNERFECEAGQIVFGPAGVPHKFVNLGPGRLETTDIHVSDRWIQTDLPDPELD; the protein is encoded by the coding sequence ATGGCAGACGGAAAGCCACACATTCTCGATCGCCGCGACTGGGCCTCGCATCCCACGCTCTGGAAGGGGCGGGTCGAAGGCCAGACCCTCGGCACCGGCGCCACCGTTCTGTTCTATGTGGCCGAGGACGTGGGCGTCGGACCGAAATGGCACGTCCATCCCTACGATGAGATCTTCATCATCCGCGAGGGCCGGGCTCTCTTCACGGTCGGCAACGAACGCTTCGAATGCGAGGCCGGTCAGATCGTGTTCGGACCGGCGGGCGTCCCGCACAAATTCGTCAATCTCGGACCCGGCCGCCTCGAAACCACCGACATCCACGTCAGCGACCGCTGGATCCAGACGGATTTGCCCGATCCCGAGCTTGATTGA
- a CDS encoding aspartate-semialdehyde dehydrogenase gives MGFKIAVVGATGNVGREMLSILAERAFPADEVVALASRRSQGSEVSYGDKTLKTKTLDTYDFSDVDLCLMSAGGEVSKEWSPKIAAQGAVVIDNSSAWRYDPEVPLVVPEVNAEALREIKKGIVANPNCSTAQLVVALKPLHDRATIKRVVVATYQSVSGAGKDGMDELDRQTKALYSLQDVQEKKFPKRIAFNLIPHIDVFMEDGYTKEEWKMMAETKKILDPKIKLTATCVRVPVFISHSEAVNVEFENPITADEARDILRAAPGIMVVDKREPGGYITPHEAAGEDATYISRIREDITVENGLSFWCVSDNLRKGAALNAVQIAEAMANRGLLKAKKQAA, from the coding sequence ATGGGTTTCAAGATCGCCGTCGTCGGTGCGACCGGCAATGTGGGCCGCGAGATGCTGAGCATCCTCGCCGAACGGGCCTTCCCGGCCGACGAGGTGGTGGCGCTGGCCTCCCGCCGCAGCCAGGGGTCGGAGGTTTCCTACGGCGACAAGACGCTCAAGACGAAGACCCTCGACACTTACGATTTCTCCGACGTCGATCTGTGCCTCATGTCCGCCGGAGGCGAGGTCTCCAAGGAATGGTCGCCCAAGATCGCCGCCCAGGGCGCGGTCGTGATCGACAATTCATCGGCCTGGCGCTACGACCCGGAGGTGCCGCTGGTGGTGCCGGAGGTGAATGCCGAGGCGCTGCGCGAGATCAAGAAGGGCATCGTCGCCAACCCGAACTGCTCCACCGCCCAGCTCGTCGTGGCCCTGAAGCCGCTCCATGACCGCGCCACCATCAAGCGGGTGGTCGTCGCCACCTACCAGTCGGTCTCTGGCGCCGGCAAGGACGGCATGGACGAGCTCGATCGCCAGACCAAGGCGCTCTATTCCCTGCAGGACGTGCAGGAGAAGAAGTTCCCCAAGCGCATCGCCTTCAACCTGATCCCGCACATCGATGTGTTCATGGAGGACGGGTACACGAAGGAAGAGTGGAAGATGATGGCCGAGACCAAGAAGATTCTCGACCCCAAGATCAAGCTCACGGCCACCTGCGTGCGCGTGCCGGTCTTCATCAGCCACTCGGAAGCCGTCAACGTGGAATTCGAGAACCCGATCACCGCCGACGAGGCGCGCGACATCCTGCGGGCCGCACCCGGCATCATGGTGGTCGATAAGCGCGAGCCCGGCGGCTACATCACGCCCCACGAGGCGGCCGGCGAGGACGCCACCTACATCTCCCGCATCCGCGAGGACATCACGGTCGAGAACGGCCTGTCCTTCTGGTGCGTCTCCGACAACCTGCGCAAGGGCGCGGCGCTCAACGCCGTGCAGATCGCCGAGGCCATGGCGAATCGCGGCCTGCTGAAGGCAAAGAAGCAGGCCGCGTAG
- a CDS encoding GNAT family N-acetyltransferase, with the protein MPAIVIRLATLEDAPQVAALVRTLDLHYAGADATQPLAPTLAMVERSMREAEGTRYALAFRDGRPVGLACFAVLRPGFRLSGLLFVKELFVEDQARGQAVGAGLMRWLADHARTLGLTRIDLTTEGTNMRAQAFYERLGAERMDKVFYRFNLSTGVLSDD; encoded by the coding sequence ATGCCCGCCATCGTGATTCGCCTGGCTACCCTGGAGGACGCCCCTCAGGTCGCCGCCCTGGTTCGGACCTTGGATCTGCATTATGCCGGCGCCGATGCGACCCAGCCCCTCGCGCCGACCCTGGCCATGGTCGAGCGCTCCATGCGCGAGGCGGAAGGCACGCGCTACGCCCTGGCCTTCCGGGACGGCCGCCCGGTGGGCCTCGCCTGCTTCGCGGTGCTGCGGCCCGGCTTCAGGCTGTCCGGCCTCCTCTTCGTCAAAGAGCTCTTCGTCGAGGATCAGGCCCGCGGTCAGGCGGTGGGCGCCGGGCTCATGCGCTGGCTGGCCGATCATGCCCGGACGCTGGGCCTTACCCGCATCGACCTGACGACCGAGGGCACCAACATGCGGGCCCAGGCGTTCTACGAGCGGCTGGGGGCCGAGCGGATGGACAAGGTGTTCTACCGCTTCAACCTCTCCACCGGCGTGCTGTCGGATGATTGA
- a CDS encoding serine/threonine protein kinase, with amino-acid sequence MRWRVNPGMVIDGFELRENLGTGGMAQLWAVSREDDPAPLIMKIPMLIDSDDPLPIVCFETEQMIMPRLSGPHVPRFVATGPLDPMPYIVMERIPGASLKSRLDEAPLPWSEVAAIGAKVAHALHDLHRQHVIHLDIKPSNVMIRDTGEAVLIDYGFSRHEYLPDLLAEEFREPFGTTPYMAPEQVLQDRADPRSDLFALGVMMYVFVTGERPFGNPRGGEIRRRLWRDPVPPRALNPDCPRWLQEVILRCLEVDPDERYATAALLALDLENPEQVRLTERAERLERDGGVKTFRRWLKARKAQPLETPDIAGHLSRAPIILAAIDLSPGNEDLAEALRRMVGRILSIEGEARIACVNVLKTSRIAVDILEDQDGNSLHVQRLVQLRHWGVSLDIPQERITCSVLEAPDPAAALVDYARRNNVDHIVIGARASSALRRYLGSVSSQVVAEAPCSVTVVRTPKDRRAENGQDASA; translated from the coding sequence ATGCGCTGGCGCGTCAATCCCGGCATGGTGATCGACGGATTCGAGCTGCGGGAGAATCTCGGCACCGGCGGCATGGCGCAGCTCTGGGCGGTGAGCCGCGAAGACGATCCGGCGCCCCTGATCATGAAGATCCCGATGTTGATCGACAGCGACGACCCGCTGCCCATCGTGTGCTTCGAGACCGAGCAGATGATCATGCCGCGCCTGTCGGGGCCGCATGTGCCCCGCTTCGTGGCGACGGGCCCGCTCGATCCCATGCCCTACATCGTCATGGAGCGCATCCCCGGCGCATCGCTCAAAAGCCGGCTCGACGAGGCGCCTCTCCCCTGGTCCGAGGTCGCCGCCATCGGGGCCAAGGTGGCCCATGCCCTGCACGACCTGCATCGCCAGCACGTGATCCATCTCGACATCAAGCCGAGCAACGTGATGATCCGGGACACGGGCGAGGCGGTTCTGATCGATTACGGCTTCTCCCGGCACGAATACCTTCCCGATCTTCTGGCCGAGGAGTTCCGCGAGCCCTTCGGGACCACGCCCTACATGGCGCCGGAACAGGTGCTGCAGGACCGGGCCGACCCGCGCAGCGATCTCTTCGCGCTCGGCGTGATGATGTATGTGTTCGTCACGGGCGAGCGCCCGTTCGGCAATCCGCGCGGCGGCGAGATCCGTCGCCGCCTCTGGCGCGACCCGGTGCCGCCCCGGGCGCTCAATCCCGATTGCCCGCGATGGTTGCAGGAGGTGATCCTGCGTTGCCTGGAGGTCGATCCGGACGAGCGCTATGCAACGGCAGCCTTGCTCGCCCTCGACCTGGAGAACCCCGAACAGGTCCGGCTGACGGAGCGGGCCGAGCGGCTGGAACGGGACGGCGGCGTCAAGACCTTCCGGCGCTGGCTGAAGGCGCGCAAGGCGCAGCCGCTCGAGACGCCCGACATCGCCGGTCACCTGTCGCGGGCGCCCATCATCCTGGCCGCCATCGATCTCTCTCCGGGCAACGAGGATCTCGCAGAGGCCCTGCGCAGGATGGTCGGCCGGATCCTGTCCATCGAAGGCGAGGCGCGCATCGCCTGCGTCAACGTCCTGAAGACCTCGCGCATCGCCGTGGACATCCTGGAGGACCAGGACGGCAACAGCCTTCATGTCCAGCGGCTCGTCCAGCTCCGCCACTGGGGCGTGTCCCTCGACATCCCCCAGGAGCGGATCACCTGCAGCGTGCTGGAGGCGCCCGACCCGGCCGCCGCTCTCGTCGATTACGCCCGCCGCAACAATGTCGACCACATCGTGATCGGCGCTCGAGCCTCCTCGGCGCTCAGGCGCTACCTCGGCAGCGTCTCCTCGCAGGTGGTGGCCGAGGCGCCGTGCTCCGTCACGGTGGTCAGGACACCGAAGGACAGGCGTGCGGAAAACGGCCAGGACGCCTCCGCCTAA
- a CDS encoding lytic murein transglycosylase: protein MKRIIVPALLGLASVTMAAPASAQANFNSCLSSLRSQAAAKGISGQAFDVATRGVTPDLTILDLMNNQPEFKTPIWDYLSALVDEERVQDGRAAMRQWGQALASAEARFGVDRHAIAGVWGVESNFGKDIGGRSLIQSLTTLVCYAPRRNEYFKGELMATLKIVQDGDINPANLRGSWAGAFGHTQFMPSTFQRLAVDGDGDGRRDIMNSVPDAVHSTANFLKKAGWVNGLPWGYEVRLPQNFNASLAGRKNKKPLATWAAMGVRRVDGRPLSGNYAAGIIIPAGVNGPAFLVTKNFDAVYSYNAAESYGLAIALLGDRLKGLPGIQTAWPTDDPPLSRAQRRELQQLLTARGYDVGEPDGKIGAKTREAIKDVERRIGLEPRGRPGGKVLEALRG from the coding sequence ATGAAACGCATCATTGTTCCCGCGCTCCTCGGTCTTGCCTCAGTGACGATGGCCGCCCCGGCTTCGGCCCAGGCGAATTTCAACTCGTGCCTGTCCAGCCTGCGCTCGCAGGCGGCCGCCAAGGGTATTTCCGGCCAAGCCTTCGATGTCGCGACTCGCGGCGTCACGCCGGATCTGACGATCCTCGACCTCATGAACAATCAGCCCGAGTTCAAGACGCCGATCTGGGACTACCTCTCCGCGCTCGTCGACGAGGAGCGGGTGCAGGACGGCCGCGCCGCCATGCGCCAATGGGGCCAAGCGCTCGCCTCCGCCGAGGCGCGCTTCGGCGTGGACCGCCATGCCATCGCGGGCGTGTGGGGCGTCGAATCCAATTTCGGCAAGGATATCGGCGGGCGTTCGCTGATCCAGTCCCTGACGACCCTCGTCTGCTATGCGCCGCGCCGCAACGAGTATTTCAAGGGCGAGCTGATGGCCACCCTGAAGATCGTGCAGGACGGGGACATCAACCCAGCCAACCTGCGCGGCTCCTGGGCCGGCGCCTTCGGCCATACCCAGTTCATGCCCTCGACTTTCCAGCGCCTCGCCGTCGACGGCGACGGGGACGGGCGTCGCGACATCATGAATTCTGTCCCCGACGCGGTTCACTCGACGGCGAACTTCCTCAAGAAGGCCGGCTGGGTGAACGGCCTGCCATGGGGCTACGAGGTGAGACTGCCGCAGAACTTCAATGCGAGCCTCGCCGGGCGCAAGAACAAGAAGCCGCTCGCCACCTGGGCCGCCATGGGCGTGCGCCGCGTCGACGGCCGTCCCCTGTCGGGCAATTACGCGGCCGGCATCATCATCCCGGCCGGCGTCAACGGCCCGGCCTTCCTCGTCACCAAGAACTTCGATGCGGTCTATTCCTACAACGCGGCGGAGTCCTACGGCCTCGCCATCGCTCTGCTGGGGGATCGCCTGAAGGGCCTGCCGGGCATCCAGACCGCATGGCCGACCGACGATCCGCCCCTGTCGCGCGCTCAGCGCCGCGAATTGCAGCAGCTCCTGACCGCCCGCGGCTACGACGTGGGCGAGCCGGACGGCAAGATCGGCGCCAAGACCCGCGAGGCCATCAAGGACGTGGAGCGCCGTATCGGCCTCGAGCCCCGCGGCCGGCCCGGCGGCAAGGTGCTGGAGGCGCTCCGGGGCTAG